One genomic window of Caballeronia sp. SBC1 includes the following:
- a CDS encoding enoyl-CoA hydratase family protein — protein MNDNTAALFAGNRTTLGDYRAKHFGWTVEQGVGTITLDRPERKNPLTFESYAELRDLFRQLAYATDVKSIVIHGAGGNFCSGGDVHDIIAPLVDLPMPELLMFTRMTGDLVKAMRHCPQPIVAAVDGICAGAGAILAMASDMRLGTARSKLAFLFTRVGLAGCDMGACAILPRIIGQGRAAELLFTGRSASGDEGFAWGFYNRLCEPGDVVREAQALAFDLASGPTFAHGITKKMLHQEWSMSIDEAIESEAQAQAICMATNDFGRAYHAFAAKTRPVFEGD, from the coding sequence ATGAACGACAACACCGCCGCGCTTTTTGCCGGCAACCGCACGACCCTTGGCGACTATCGCGCGAAGCATTTTGGCTGGACGGTAGAGCAAGGCGTTGGCACGATCACGCTTGACCGGCCCGAGCGCAAGAATCCATTGACGTTCGAATCGTATGCGGAGTTGCGCGATCTGTTCCGCCAGCTCGCTTACGCCACCGATGTAAAGAGCATCGTGATCCACGGCGCCGGAGGCAACTTCTGCTCCGGTGGCGACGTGCACGACATCATCGCGCCGCTCGTCGACCTGCCCATGCCCGAGTTACTCATGTTCACGCGCATGACGGGAGATCTTGTCAAAGCGATGCGGCATTGCCCGCAACCCATTGTTGCGGCAGTTGATGGCATCTGCGCCGGAGCGGGAGCGATCCTCGCGATGGCTTCGGATATGCGGCTGGGAACCGCGCGAAGCAAGCTCGCGTTTCTGTTCACCCGTGTGGGACTGGCGGGTTGCGACATGGGCGCGTGTGCGATCCTGCCGCGCATCATTGGTCAGGGAAGAGCGGCCGAACTGCTTTTCACTGGACGTTCCGCCAGTGGCGACGAGGGCTTCGCGTGGGGCTTTTATAACCGTCTATGCGAACCCGGCGACGTTGTGCGCGAGGCTCAAGCACTTGCCTTCGACCTTGCGTCAGGGCCGACTTTCGCGCACGGCATCACGAAGAAGATGCTGCATCAGGAGTGGAGCATGAGCATTGACGAGGCCATTGAATCCGAAGCGCAGGCGCAGGCAATTTGCATGGCGACCAACGATTTCGGCCGCGCGTATCACGCATTCGCCGCGAAGACGCGGCCCGTGTTCGAGGGAGATTGA
- a CDS encoding MarR family winged helix-turn-helix transcriptional regulator, giving the protein MNKPAARTVKTAAPEKAKAAGNVVDLEMSTGVDSHMGLRLWLRMLTTTNMVQAELRKRLRAEFDTTLPRFDLMAQLERHPEGLKMNELSRRLMVTGGNVTGLTDQLEKEGFVVRDTDPNDRRSFAVRLTTHGRESFDRMARAHEQWVVELFGGLPLADKARMHQKLGKLKQHLRERTDS; this is encoded by the coding sequence GTGAACAAGCCCGCTGCCCGCACGGTTAAAACTGCCGCGCCTGAGAAGGCCAAGGCCGCCGGCAATGTTGTCGACCTTGAGATGAGCACTGGTGTCGACAGTCACATGGGACTGCGCTTGTGGCTGCGCATGCTGACCACGACGAATATGGTGCAGGCCGAACTGCGTAAGCGCCTGCGTGCCGAATTCGATACCACGCTGCCGCGCTTCGACCTGATGGCGCAACTCGAGCGTCATCCTGAAGGCCTGAAGATGAACGAGCTTTCACGACGCCTGATGGTCACCGGCGGCAACGTGACGGGTCTCACGGACCAGTTGGAGAAGGAAGGTTTTGTCGTGCGCGATACCGATCCGAATGATCGCCGTTCGTTTGCCGTTCGCCTTACGACGCATGGCCGCGAGTCGTTCGATCGCATGGCGCGTGCGCATGAACAATGGGTCGTCGAATTGTTCGGCGGTTTGCCGCTGGCTGACAAGGCGCGCATGCATCAGAAGCTGGGCAAGCTCAAGCAACACCTGCGTGAGCGCACGGACTCGTGA
- a CDS encoding bifunctional salicylyl-CoA 5-hydroxylase/oxidoreductase, with translation MRIVCIGGGPAGLYFGLLMKKQNPAHDVTVVERNRPYDTFGWGVVFSDQTLGNLRRADEASAAAILDAFNHWDDIDIHINGRTQRSSGHGFCGIGRKRLLNILQERAEALGVKLVFETQVASDETYDADLIIACDGANSVVRTKYAATYKPDIDLRDCRFVWLGTDKLFDAFTFAFEKTEFGWFQAHAYRFDDHMSTFIVEAPERVWRAAGLDEMSKEDGIAFCERLFAKYLDGHALKSNAHHLRGSSQWIRFPRIVNETWVHNRANSDGSVTPVVLMGDAAHTAHFSIGSGTKLALEDAIELTNSIAAHPGDLPAALDHYTDVRSVDVLRIQNAARNSTEWFENVDRYASFEPEQFAYSLLTRSQRISHENLRSRDATYLAEFENWIAQRSGLAIDRGSKRSVPPMFTPFTVRGVTLKNRVVVSPMAQYSAVDGVVGDYHLMHLGARAMGGAALVMTEMTCVSPEGRITPGCPGLYNDTQRDAWRRIVDFVHRESDARIGIQLGHAGAKASTRVSWEGTDKPLEEGNWPIVSASRQQYLKGISQWSRAATADDLHEIKAQFVRSTELAVDSGFDWLELHCAHGYLLSGFLSPLTNQRDDEYGGSPANRARFPVEVFKAIRAVWPTDKPISVRISAHDWVQGGIMPDDAVLIAQAFKEAGADMIDVSSGQVSKEEKPVYGRMFQTPFSDRVRNEAGIATIAVGAISEADHVNSIIAAGRADLCAVARPHLANPSWTLDQAAKIGYVDITWPKQYYAAKSQLERSYERERAQRAEGEA, from the coding sequence ATGCGCATCGTTTGTATTGGCGGCGGCCCCGCAGGTTTGTACTTTGGCTTGCTGATGAAGAAGCAAAATCCCGCTCACGACGTGACGGTAGTGGAGCGAAATCGTCCCTACGACACCTTCGGTTGGGGTGTGGTTTTCTCTGACCAGACGCTCGGAAACCTGCGTCGTGCGGACGAGGCGAGTGCGGCGGCCATTCTCGATGCGTTCAATCACTGGGACGACATCGACATCCATATCAACGGCCGCACGCAGCGCTCGTCGGGACACGGTTTCTGCGGCATTGGCCGCAAGCGCCTGCTGAATATTCTTCAGGAGCGGGCCGAGGCGCTTGGCGTAAAACTGGTGTTTGAAACACAAGTTGCGAGTGACGAGACATATGACGCCGACCTCATCATCGCGTGCGATGGCGCCAACAGCGTGGTGCGCACGAAGTACGCGGCCACCTACAAGCCGGACATTGACCTGCGCGACTGCCGCTTCGTCTGGCTCGGCACAGACAAGCTATTCGATGCCTTCACGTTCGCGTTCGAGAAGACCGAGTTCGGCTGGTTCCAGGCGCATGCGTATCGTTTCGACGACCACATGTCCACGTTTATCGTAGAGGCGCCCGAGCGAGTCTGGCGTGCGGCGGGTCTGGATGAAATGAGCAAGGAAGACGGCATCGCGTTTTGCGAGCGGCTGTTCGCCAAGTATCTCGACGGCCATGCGCTCAAGTCCAACGCGCATCATTTGCGCGGCTCCTCGCAGTGGATCCGGTTTCCGCGCATCGTGAACGAAACGTGGGTGCATAACCGCGCGAATAGCGATGGCAGCGTGACGCCCGTTGTCCTGATGGGCGACGCCGCGCACACGGCGCACTTCTCGATCGGCTCCGGCACCAAGCTCGCGCTTGAAGATGCGATCGAACTGACGAACAGCATCGCCGCGCATCCGGGCGATCTGCCGGCTGCCCTTGATCACTACACGGACGTACGCAGCGTTGATGTCCTGCGCATCCAGAACGCCGCGCGCAACTCCACGGAGTGGTTCGAAAACGTGGATCGATATGCATCGTTCGAGCCCGAGCAATTTGCTTATTCGCTGCTCACGCGCTCGCAGCGCATCTCCCATGAAAACCTGCGTTCACGCGACGCCACGTATCTCGCCGAATTTGAGAACTGGATCGCCCAGCGTTCGGGGCTTGCTATAGATCGCGGCAGCAAGCGCTCAGTCCCGCCGATGTTCACGCCGTTCACCGTGCGCGGTGTAACGCTGAAGAATCGCGTGGTGGTCTCTCCAATGGCCCAGTACTCGGCTGTCGACGGCGTTGTGGGTGACTACCATCTGATGCATCTCGGCGCCCGCGCCATGGGTGGCGCTGCACTGGTCATGACCGAGATGACCTGCGTGTCTCCCGAGGGCCGCATCACGCCGGGATGTCCTGGTCTGTACAACGACACGCAACGCGATGCATGGCGGCGCATTGTCGACTTCGTACATCGTGAGAGCGATGCAAGGATCGGCATCCAGCTTGGTCATGCGGGCGCGAAAGCATCAACGCGGGTGAGTTGGGAGGGCACTGACAAGCCGCTTGAAGAGGGCAACTGGCCGATCGTATCGGCGTCGCGGCAGCAGTATTTGAAAGGCATCAGTCAATGGTCGCGCGCAGCAACCGCCGACGATCTGCACGAGATCAAGGCGCAGTTCGTGCGTTCGACCGAGCTTGCCGTAGACTCCGGTTTCGATTGGCTTGAACTGCACTGCGCGCACGGTTATCTGCTGTCCGGTTTTCTCTCTCCGCTCACGAATCAACGCGACGATGAATACGGTGGTTCGCCCGCGAATCGTGCGCGTTTTCCGGTTGAAGTGTTCAAGGCAATCCGCGCGGTATGGCCCACGGACAAGCCCATTTCCGTGCGTATTTCGGCACACGATTGGGTGCAAGGCGGCATCATGCCCGACGACGCCGTGCTGATCGCACAAGCGTTCAAGGAAGCAGGTGCAGACATGATCGACGTATCGTCGGGACAGGTGAGCAAGGAAGAGAAGCCGGTCTATGGCCGCATGTTCCAGACGCCTTTCTCGGATCGCGTGCGCAACGAAGCCGGCATTGCGACCATCGCGGTTGGGGCGATCTCGGAAGCAGACCACGTGAACAGCATCATTGCGGCGGGCCGCGCCGACTTGTGCGCCGTGGCGCGTCCGCATCTTGCCAATCCTTCGTGGACGCTCGATCAAGCCGCGAAGATTGGTTATGTTGATATCACCTGGCCGAAGCAATATTACGCCGCTAAGTCGCAGCTCGAGCGCAGCTATGAGCGTGAGCGCGCGCAGCGGGCGGAGGGCGAAGCATGA
- a CDS encoding SDR family NAD(P)-dependent oxidoreductase encodes MNTSTHSLDGQHAVVTGGGSGIGAAIAHALVTAGAQITLMGRDAARLAYQAEVLSEAGTVHVQSVDVTSADSVAVAFAAARERGFIDILVNNAGQAEAAPFAKTDLALWQRMLDVNLTGVFLCTQEVLPAMIERRSGRIVNVASTAGQVGYAYVAAYCAAKHGVIGLTRSLALEVATRGVTVNAVCPGYTETGLLEQSIEKIVSQTGRSEDEAREALLRSNPQRRFVTPDEVASSALWLCLPESRSITGQTISISGGEVM; translated from the coding sequence ATGAACACGAGTACGCATTCACTCGACGGCCAGCACGCAGTGGTCACCGGCGGCGGCAGTGGTATTGGTGCAGCCATCGCGCACGCGCTGGTGACAGCCGGCGCGCAGATCACGTTGATGGGCCGGGATGCGGCGCGGCTCGCCTATCAAGCCGAGGTCCTGAGCGAAGCCGGAACCGTCCATGTGCAGAGCGTCGATGTCACGTCCGCCGACTCCGTCGCTGTGGCCTTCGCTGCTGCGCGCGAGCGCGGCTTCATCGATATCCTCGTCAACAACGCAGGCCAGGCCGAAGCCGCGCCGTTTGCGAAGACCGATCTGGCGCTGTGGCAACGCATGCTCGACGTGAATCTCACCGGCGTATTCCTTTGCACGCAAGAGGTCTTGCCCGCGATGATCGAGCGTCGCAGCGGGCGCATTGTCAACGTAGCCAGCACCGCCGGCCAGGTGGGTTACGCCTATGTGGCCGCATATTGCGCGGCCAAGCATGGCGTGATCGGTTTGACCCGTTCGCTCGCGCTCGAAGTGGCAACGCGTGGCGTGACCGTCAACGCCGTTTGTCCCGGTTATACCGAGACCGGACTGCTTGAACAGTCGATCGAAAAGATCGTTTCGCAGACCGGACGTAGTGAGGACGAGGCGCGCGAAGCACTGCTGCGATCGAATCCGCAGCGCCGCTTCGTGACGCCGGATGAAGTCGCCAGTTCTGCGTTATGGCTGTGCTTGCCGGAGTCGCGATCGATCACCGGCCAGACCATTTCTATTTCAGGTGGAGAAGTAATGTGA